In the genome of Raphanus sativus cultivar WK10039 chromosome 4, ASM80110v3, whole genome shotgun sequence, one region contains:
- the LOC108851219 gene encoding uncharacterized protein LOC108851219: MVSSRIVDYHEDLVEEPEVELPQMVFADGEEPVGVRVLTYQSSRAINTILNALNEAEIQYLRESSFGKLIEIAEKPAFSGRFARYLLSRQLKVEKKHEAWFRFAGNPIRFSLREFAIVTGLPCGEIPKKQKMKKKNINEKPYWPELFGSMEEMRVSQAVKMLRKKTVTDPDIRMKLACLAIVSSVLLSTNLKMKMLKEYAELLGDIEEFLSFPWGRIAFDMLMTSIKKRDEISLSQDTIALKGFALALQLVIVEAVPALTEVVQDACSSSESESDDDEIESPVSKARRKTLNPAHAREVDRKSEVNIIFN; encoded by the coding sequence ATGGTTTCTTCGAGAATAGTCGATTACCATGAAGATCTCGTGGAAGAACCCGAAGTTGAGTTACCTCAGATGGTTTTTGCGGATGGCGAGGAACCAGTCGGCGTCAGAGTGCTTACTTACCAGTCTTCTCGAGCAATAAACACCATACTTAATGCTCTCAACGAAGCTGAGATCCAGTACCTGAGAGAGTCGTCGTTTGGTAAACTCATCGAGATAGCCGAAAAACCTGCATTTTCTGGTAGATTTGCTAGATATCTACTATCTCGACAGTTGAAGGTCGAAAAAAAACACGAAGCTTGGTTTCGGTTTGCCGGAAATCCTATTAGGTTTTCATTGAGGGAGTTTGCCATAGTCACTGGGCTTCCTTGCGGTGAAATCCCCAAAaagcagaagatgaagaagaagaatatcaACGAGAAACCTTATTGGCCCGAACTATTTGGGAGTATGGAAGAAATGCGAGTATCTCAGGCTGTGAAGATGCTACGAAAAAAAACGGTTACAGATCCAGATATCCGGATGAAATTGGCATGCCTTGCAATAGTTTCATCTGTGTTGCTGTCAACAAATCTTAAGATGAAAATGCTAAAGGAGTACGCTGAGCTACTTGGAGACATAGAAGAGTTTTTGTCTTTTCCATGGGGTCGTATTGCATTCGATATGCTGATGACCAGTATCAAAAAAAGGGATGAGATATCCTTGTCTCAAGATACCATTGCGCTTAAAGGCTTTGCTCTAGCTCTCCAGCTTGTAATTGTTGAAGCTGTCCCTGCTTTGACAGAAGTGGTTCAGGATGCGTGTTCTTCTTCCGAATCggaaagtgatgatgatgaaataGAGTCCCCTGTTAGCAAGGCAAGGAGGAAGACTTTGAATCCTGCCCACGCAAGGGAAGTAGACAGAAAATCGGAGGTAAACATCATATTTAACTGA
- the LOC130511507 gene encoding uncharacterized protein LOC130511507: MRVVRSTFDNHCIGKVDISAAFLDSRFAALLCRNHAKFKKQKNKGAFLFSKSLVDGLANSCQAFTPGTRFYFPICIRKEHWIGLCLDFSASKLYVFDCNPDLNEDSALRQSLLPISEMFPLLVKQSSISIAGVDTPLIVERIQGVAKNENPGEAAITATLLIQTHSLFGSDPCRGITPSIITDEAHRAAVMIYEFHAKL; the protein is encoded by the coding sequence ATGAGGGTTGTCCGATCCACCTTCGATAATCATTGTATCGGTAAAGTGGACATAAGTGCTGCGTTTCTGGACAGTCGGTTTGCAGCATTGTTGTGTAGGAACCATGCAAAATTCAAGAAGCAAAAGAATAAGGGTGCTTTCCTATTCAGCAAGAGTCTAGTAGATGGGCTCGCTAATAGCTGTCAGGCTTTTACCCCTGGAACCCGTTTTTACTTTCCAATATGCATCAGAAAAGAGCACTGGATAGGATTATGTCTGGATTTCAGTGCATCAAAGCTTTATGTTTTTGATTGCAACCCTGACTTAAACGAGGATTCTGCACTTCGGCAATCTCTTCTGCCTATCTCAGAAATGTTTCCTCTACTGGTAAAACAATCTTCCATATCTATTGCGGGTGTTGATACTCCCCTGATTGTAGAAAGGATTCAAGGTGTTGCCAAGAATGAAAACCCTGGCGAAGCGGCTATCACAGCAACCCTCCTGATTCAAACACATTCCTTGTTTGGTTCTGACCCATGCCGTGGGATAACTCCGTCAATTATCACCGATGAAGCACATAGAGCGGCTGTTATGATATACGAGTTTCATGCCAAGTTGTAG
- the LOC130510701 gene encoding uncharacterized protein LOC130510701 → MPDSYGVHHNWHKKSIFWELPYWKDLLLRHNLDVMHIEKNFFENIMNTILNVPGKTKDNIKSRLDLPDICSRSELHINSNGQVPVPIFRLSSEKKSVLFNWVASEVKFPDGYVSNLSRCVEKGQKFSGMKSHDCHVFMQRLLPFAFAELLPTNVHEALAGIGAFFRDLSTRTLKVEVVEQLQENIPILLCNLEKIFPPGFFDVMEHLAVHLPYEALLRGPVHYGWMYQYERAMKYLKGKAKNLAKVEGSIIAGSLTEETSHFTSYYFASKVRTRKRAPRRYDDGGVAPTYAVAGVPDIFSQIGRLGGKSKEVWWSSEEDAHSAHTYILLNCEDPLIRYFESLFVSQVEETFPGISTTDVDKRKDQHFIKWLKSQVDFDDDADYPKWLHEVIQSPHVKGHHFTDVFHTRLYFSHI, encoded by the exons atgcctgattcttacggtgttcatcacaactggcacaagaagagtatattttgggagttgccatattggaaggatcttcttctgcgccacaacctcgatgtgatgcatatagagaagaatttctttgagaacatcatgaatacaatattgaatgtcccggggaagacaaaagacaacataaaatcaaggttagacttgccggatatttgctcaagaagcgagttacatataaacagcaatgggcaagttcctgttccgatattcagattgtcttcagaaaaaaagtcggtgttgttcaactgggtagcatcagaagtgaaattccccgatgggtatgtttcaaatctgtctagatgcgttgaaaagggtcaaaaATTCtctgggatgaagagtcatgactgtcatgtctttatgcaacgactacttccctttgcttttgcggagctacttcctacaaacgtacatgaagcacttgcag gcattggagcatttttcagggatctgagcacccgcacccttaaagtagaagtcgtggaacagcttcaagagaacattcccatcttattgtgcaacttggagaagatatttcctcctgggttttttgacgtaatggagcatctagctgtccaccttccatatgaggcattgcttcgtggacctgtacattacggatggatgtatcagtatgagcgagccatgaaatatttgaagggaaaagcaaagaaccttgcaaaggttgaaggttctataattgctggaagtttgacggaagaaacttctcacttcacatcgtactactttgcgtcaaaagtacgtactcggaaaagagctccaaggagatatgatgatggtggtgtcgcgccaacatacgcagttgctggtgttccagacatctttagccagattgggcgactgggtggaaaatcaaaagaggtttggtggtcgagtgaagaagacgctcatagtgcacacacctatattctacttaattgtgaggatccattgattcgttattttgaaag cctatttgtttcacaagtcgaagaaacattccctggtatatccacaactgacgtagacaaaaggaaagatcaacactttataaaatggttgaagagtcag gttgattttgacgacgatgcagattatcctaagtggttacatgaagtaattcaatctccacatgtaaaAGGTCACCACTTCacagatgtatttcacacgaggctatacttttcacacatatga
- the LOC108855478 gene encoding probable methyltransferase PMT22, with protein MNIFQSRKFSGLCVLSILLVSVTIILLTNDTIDLFPYLSLSYLRRSSLSDVPTVTPASTPTTVNNSSPPPPEPPFSQTQTPVVDDEPVHQDLEMDWVKDKTSLKVEWTRCESPDYMPCLDNVKAIKKLKSKRNMEHRERHCPVPPPRCLVPLPKRYKAPLPWPKSRDMIWYDNAPHPKLVDYKKDQNWIRKTGPFFVFPGGGTQFKDGVIHYINYIQKTLPALEWGKKVRVVLDVGCGVASFGGTLLDKNVITMSFAPKDEHEAQIQFALERGIPATLAVIGTQKLPFPDNAYDVIHCARCRVHWHGYGGRPLLELNRVLRPGGFFVWSATPVYQHDEGHRSVWKTMESLTTSMCWKVVARTRFTKVGFVIYQKPDSDSCYGARKNNEPPLCNEEDTKKNSSWYTPLLSCVPKVPVGLTGRWPSQWPGRLTEKPVSLSTAQSSEDSFREDTRLWSGTVSDVYLNGLAINWTKIHNVMDMNAGYGGFAAALINRPLWVMNVVPVQGEDTLSMIFDRGLIGIYHDWCESFNTYPRSYDLLHSSFLLTILSQRCDLMEVVVEIDRIVRPGGYLVVQETVEMMKKLNPILLSLRWSTNVYKGKYLVGLKSSWRP; from the exons ATGAACATCTTCCAAAGCCGTAAATTCTCAGGCCTCTGTGTTCTCTCAATCTTGCTCGTATCAGTCACGATCATCCTCTTAACCAACGACACCATCGATCTCTTCCCTTACCTGTCTCTCTCTTATCTCCGTCGCTCTTCCCTCTCCGACGTCCCCACCGTCACACCAGCCTCTACCCCCACCACCGTGAACAACTCCTCTCCACCCCCACCGGAACCACCGTTCTCTCAGACTCAGACCCCCGTCGTCGATGATGAACCGGTTCATCAAGATTTGGAAATGGATTGGGTTAAAGACAAGACTAGTTTGAAGGTGGAGTGGACGAGATGCGAGAGTCCAGATTACATGCCGTGTCTAGACAACGTAAAAGCCATCAAGAAACTCAAGTCTAAGAGGAACATGGAGCACAGAGAGAGGCACTGTCCTGTTCCTCCACCTAGATGCCTCGTTCCTTTGCCAAAACGCTACAAGGCTCCTTTGCCTTGGCCTAAGAGCAGAGACATG ATATGGTATGATAATGCACCTCACCCCAAGCTTGTAGACTACAAGAAAGATCAGAACTGGATTCGTAAAACCGGACCTTTCTTTGTCTTCCCTGGAGGTGGAACTCAGTTCAAAGACGGTGTTATTCACTACATCAACTACATACAAAAG ACGTTACCTGCTCTTGAATGGGGAAAGAAAGTAAGAGTGGTACTTGACGTTGGTTGTGGTGTGGCTAGCTTTGGTGGGACATTACTAGACAAAAACGTGATCACAATGTCCTTTGCTCCCAAAGACGAACACGAAGCTCAGATTCAGTTCGCATTAGAACGTGGCATCCCAGCTACACTAGCTGTTATTGGAACTCAAAAGCTTCCTTTTCCTGATAATGCTTACGACGTTATCCATTGCGCAAGATGCAGAGTCCATTGGCATGGATACG GTGGTAGACCGCTTTTGGAACTTAACCGGGTTCTAAGACCAGGAGGGTTCTTTGTTTGGTCAGCTACACCGGTTTATCAACACGATGAAGGGCACCGTAGCGTTTGGAAAA CTATGGAGTCTTTGACTACATCAATGTGTTGGAAAGTTGTGGCTAGAACCCGGTTTACAAAAGTTGGGTTCGTTATTTACCAGAAACCAGACTCAGATTCTTGCTATGGAGCCCGTAAGAACAATGAACCACCTCTTTGTAACGAAGAGGACACAAAGAAGAACAGTTCATGGTACACTCCTCTGCTTAGCTGTGTACCGAAAGTACCGGTCGGTTTAACCGGAAGATGGCCTTCCCAATGGCCTGGAAGGTTAACCGAAAAGCCGGTTAGTCTCTCAACAGCGCAGAGCAGTGAAGATAGTTTCAGAGAAGACACAAGACTCTGGTCTGGAACCGTGTCAGATGTCTACTTGAACGGTTTAGCTATAAACTGGACCAAGATTCACAATGTGATGGACATGAATGCTGGTTATGGAGG ATTTGCAGCTGCTCTTATAAACAGACCACTATGGGTGATGAATGTGGTTCCTGTACAAGGTGAAGACACGTTATCAATGATTTTCGATAGAGGTTTGATTGGGATCTACCATGATTGGTGTGAGTCTTTCAACACGTACCCAAGATCATATGATCTCTTGCACTCTAGTTTCCTTCTCACCATTCTTTCTCAAAG gTGTGATTTGATGGAGGTGGTAGTGGAAATAGACAGAATAGTAAGGCCAGGAGGATACCTTGTGGTGCAAGAGACCGTTGAAATGATGAAGAAGCTTAACCCTATTCTTTTATCTCTACGGTGGTCAACGAATGTGTACAAAGGGAAATACCTTGTTGGCTTGAAGTCATCGTGGCGTCCATAA
- the LOC108855477 gene encoding LOW QUALITY PROTEIN: probable leucine-rich repeat receptor-like protein kinase IMK3 (The sequence of the model RefSeq protein was modified relative to this genomic sequence to represent the inferred CDS: deleted 1 base in 1 codon), giving the protein MFFSNETHLSLYKTLSNPKPFPVPSLLRNLIHSSSSLFFTKDQSFLDHPMASLRSFFLLNLIITLLFLISPGSSQAWDGVVITQADYQGLQAVKQEFIDPRGVLRSWNGSGFTACSGGWAGIKCAQGQVIVIQLPWKSLGGRISEKIGQLQALRKLSLHDNNLGGSIPLSLGLIPNLRGLQLFNNRLTGSIPASLGASRFLQTLDLSNNLLSDPIPTSLADSTKLLRLNLSFNSLSGQIPVSLTRSSSLQFLSLDHNNLSGPVLDTWGSTNNTSPSLRVLSLDHNTLSGPFPFSICSLLDLQVFSLSHNRISGTLPSELSKLTKLRTMDISSNSVSGQIPETLGDISSLTRLDLSQNKLTGEIPVSITDLKSLTFFNVSYNNLSGPVPTLLSQKFNSTSFVGNLGLCGYSVSTPCPPLNPPPPSPKKSSGRSLSTKDIILIASGALLIVMFILVLILLCCLLRKKPDKAKPKGGEAGPGVAATTKTEKGGEAEAGGGETGGKLVHFDGPLAFTADDLLCATAEIMGKSTYGTVYKATLEDGSQVAVKRLREKSPKGRKSSRTRLMYWEESDIQIYLHLELITWDPRERSLWSLITCLEATLPHSYMLEDLMFISTGLQG; this is encoded by the exons ATGTTCTTTTCCAACGAAACCCATCTCTCCCTGTACAAAACTCTTTCAAATCCAAAACCATTCCCTGTTCCATCCTTGCTTAGGAATCTCattcactcttcttcttctctcttcttcaccAAAGATCAATCCTTTCTTGATCACCCTATGGCTTCACTTCGAAGCTTCTTTCTCCTTAACCTAATCATCACCCTCCTCTTCCTCATCTCTCCCGGCTCGAGCCAAGCCTGGGACGGTGTAGTGATCACACAAGCTGATTACCAAGGCCTCCAAGCTGTTAAGCAAGAGTTTATTGACCCAAGAGGGGTCTTAAGAAGCTGGAACGGTTCAGGCTTCACTGCTTGCTCTGGAGGCTGGGCTGGAATCAAATGTGCTCAAGGTCAAGTTATAGTGATTCAGCTCCCGTGGAAGTCTCTTGGAGGTAGAATCTCTGAGAAAATAGGACAGCTTCAAGCTCTCCGCAAGCTTAGTCTTCATGACAACAACCTCGGAGGGTCCATTCCTTTGTCTTTAGGACTCATTCCTAACCTCAGAGGTCTCCAGCTTTTCAACAACCGTCTCACCGGCTCCATCCCTGCTTCTCTCGGCGCTTCTCGTTTCCTTCAGACGCTTGATCTCAGTAACAACTTGCTGTCTGATCCTATTCCAACGAGTCTTGCTGACTCCACTAAGCTACTTAGGCTTAACCTCAGCTTCAACTCACTCTCTGGTCAGATCCCAGTGAGTCTCACtcgctcttcttctcttcagtttCTTTCCCTTGACCATAACAACCTCTCTGGTCCTGTCTTAGACACTTGGGGTAGTACTAACAACACTTCTCCTAGTCTCCGTGTCTTGTCTCTTGACCACAACACCCTCTCTGGTCCATTCCCATTTTCAATCTGCAGCTTACTTGACCTACAAGTCTTTTCCCTTAGTCATAATAGGATCAGTGGAACCCTACCTTCCGAGCTAAGCAAACTCACTAAGCTCAGAACAATGGATATTAGCAGTAACAGTGTTAGTGGCCAGATTCCTGAAACCCTAGGGgacatttcttctctcacaCGTCTAGATTTGTCTCAAAACAAACTCACCGGAGAGATTCCTGTTTCCATTACTGATCTGAAAAGCCTAACCTTCTTCAATGTCTCTTACAACAACTTATCTGGTCCTGTTCCTACTCTCCTGTCCCAAAAGTTCAACTCCACCTCTTTTGTCGGAAACCTAGGGCTTTGTGGGTACAGTGTTTCTACACCATGTCCTCCTCTAAACCCTCCTCCACCGTCTCCCAAGAAATCATCTGGCAGGAGTCTGAGTACTAAAGACATCATCCTCATTGCTTCTGGAGCACTCCTGATAGTTATGTTTATCCTTGTGCTCATTCTCCTCTGTTGCTTGCTGAGGAAGAAACCAGACAAAGCAAAACCTAAAGGAGGAGAGGCTGGACCAGGAGTTGCAGCTACAACAAAGACTGAGAAAGGAGGAGAAGCTGAAGCTGGAGGAGGAGAAACAGGAGGGAAGCTTGTTCACTTTGATGGGCCATTGGCGTTTACAGCAGATGATCTTCTGTGTGCAACGGCAGAGATCATGGGGAAAAGCACTTATGGAACTGTTTACAAAGCTACACTTGAAGATGGAAGTCAAGTTGCAGTGAAGAGACTGAGAGAG AAATCACCAAAGGGCAGAAAGAGTTCGAGAACGAGATTAATGTATTGGGAAGAATCAGACATCCAAATCTACTTGCACTTAGAGCTTATTACTTGGGACCCAAGGGAGAGAAGCTTGTGGTCTTTGATTACATGTCTAGAGGCAACCTTGCCACATTCCTACATG CTAGAGGACCTGATGTTCATATCAACTGGCCTACAAGGATGA
- the LOC130511397 gene encoding probable pectate lyase 4, with product MTTLPYADVDCNLRALAGRAEGFGRFAVGGLHGDLYVVTSLADDGPGSLREGGRRREPLWIVFAVSGTIHLNSYLSVSSHKTIDGRGQRIKITGKGIRLKECEHIIICNLEFEGGRGHDVDGIQIKPKSRHIWIDRCSLRDYDDGLIDITRQSTDITVSRCYFGQHDKTMLIGADPSHVDDRCIRVTIHHCF from the exons ATGACGACGCTACCATACGCCGACGTCGACTGCAACCTCAGAGCTTTAGCCGGCCGTGCCGAGGGTTTCGGCCGATTCGCCGTCGGCGGTCTCCACGGAGATCTCTACGTCGTCACATCCCTCGCAG ATGATGGACCTGGATCTCTCCGCGAAGGAGGAAGGAGGAGAGAGCCGTTATGGATCGTGTTCGCGGTTTCCGGAACTATACATCTCAATTCGTACTTGAGCGTGTCGTCTCACAAGACGATCGATGGGAGAGGACAACGGATCAAGATCACAGGGAAAGGGATAAGGCTCAAGGAATGCGAACATATCATCATTTGCAATTTGGAGTTTGAAGGTGGAAGAGGGCATGATGTTGATGGGATTCAGATTAAGCCGAAGTCTAGACACATTTGGATTGATAGGTGTAGCTTGAGGGATTACGATGATGGACTTATTGATATCACTAGGCAGAGCACTGATATCACCGTTTCTAG ATGTTACTTTGGGCAGCATGATAAGACGATGTTGATTGGGGCGGATCCTTCTCATGTTGATGATAGATGCATCAGAGTGACTATTCATCATTGTTTC